The nucleotide window CTGCCATTTCCAAGAAGGCTAATCAACTCCTCCTTTCAACTATCATTTCCATGACCAGGGAGCTCATTTTACCTAAATGACGTTTACATCTCATGAGTGCAGACTGGCTTCACTTCCACCAATAATTGGCTCTTTTAACTGCCTATTTCCATCTACTTATTTTCAAActtaggcttaaaaaaaaaaaaaaaaaaaaagatggctttaTTTGTCCGCTGGGATCACAGCCCAAGATTAGGGATGCAACAAGGTAGCCACCAGGACCCCCATCCTATTCCCACCAGAAGCCATTCCAAATAACACCCACACCCCCCATCCTCAAAGACAAAGGCCattttgagaatttaaaaaattttaatacagttCAAATCAGTGTGCGTGATTCATTTCAGCTCCTTCACTGCCAAACCTAGAGGAAAAGAGACACCAAAAGTAAGCCATTCAGGAGATGATTCATTTTATTTGAGTTACTACTGCTTGTCTGGATTTTGTACTTAAGCTAAAGAGGGCTCGCAAAGCTCAGAAGTTAAGCCCACCAGGACGGTTTTGCTTAAAACATTAACAGTTAGTGTTTGATAAGAAAAACGTTCCCTCTCTCAGCCTTTCTAAAGATGTTCCAGTTAGTCTTACAAAGGCAAGTGGTGCTGGCTGACTTCTCACTGTGAAGAAGCAGCCTTTAGAACCCCCTCTGGGCTCCTGGGGCAGTTTCCTCCCAGTTGCCCTTTTGAGCCTTCCATCACCAGGACAGGCCCCTAAGCTTAACCTATGCTCATGGCCTGTTGTATTTAATAAGTCTCCCAACCTATAAAAATGGGGGTCATCAATATACCCGCACCTACCTACCTTGTAGGGCtgtggtgaggatgaaatgagtgaCACAGAACAAGCATCAGCTGTTACGATGCTGCATTAGGAAAGCACTGAAGGGGGTGAAACAAACTTTCCTCTGGCCATGGAAGCGATTTCTGGTATGGGATCTAACCTCTGAGAACCACACATATTCCTTGCACTACACCCACAGCAAGAGTAGATACTTAGACAAACCACAGAATGGACTTTCCTCATTCTGGGGACAAGTCAAGAAACAAGATGGTGACACAGGGACCCTCCACATTCCGGGTTGTTCCCCCACCCCCGGGGTTTCCACCTCACTCACCTGGGGGCAGGGACTGCTTCAgcttctctgccttctctttgtCTGTGATGACCAAGGTGTAAAGGTACCTGCTACATCGAACTTTAAACTTCacattatccttatttttcttgATCTTGACCGCTATCAGAGACCAGAATTAACAATTAAATTGTATcacagaaaagagagagggcGCAAAGTCCACCTGCTTTATAGTTCTGCAGGAAGTGGCACGTGTGACAGCTGTGCCTGCCTCCCTCCACTGTCCCTCTGTTGAAACAGGAAACAAGACCCCCCGCCCTCCTCTGAgctcagtatttaaaaataatgtcagaAATCTTCATTTCCCTTACATTAATACTCAAGAACCTGAAGcataatgtttatatttaaaacacaggTAGTATCTGGTACACTGAACACATCCTAGAACATCCTGTGtccatcttattattattattttttttaagggatgAAAGTAGTTCATAAAGTAAGGAGATGGATTATCTGCTGAGATCAAGAACTTTCCACCACCCTTCTAGAAATAACTCTGCATATGAGATGCCATCGGGGGCGATGCTGAGGCTCTTCCTTCAGGACCGCCCCCCGACATAATGAGCATGTACTGAAGCTTTTCCTCAAATTTGAGCAGAACAcattttctgggctctttattgcTTTAAAATTCTATCTCAGGAACACAGCTCAGACAATAAAGAGCCCCAAGTGTGCTCAAAATTCAACAGCGCAAGGTTTGAAATTTAGCAAACAGTCTGGTTATGTACAAGCGTCAATGCATTTCTATGAGGCCGGCACCTATTCTGGTGGCAGGAAGACATCGGCTTCCCAGGTTACTCATGTCAGGCACCTGTCAAGTTCCTCATTCCGACTTCAACAGCACAGTTAACTTGGACTCACAACCCACAGCTCCATCTCTGCCAATAACTGCTAAAGGGGTAGGACATGTCACAGGAAGCAGAAGCTCTGTGGCCCTGCCCAAGGCACTGGCTGCCTTGGCTCATGTTTTAATAAATCAGGCGCATGGATATTTACTCAAACCAACCTATTCTGCTATCTTAACATTCCTCCCAAAGCTAAGTATACTGCGTCGTCCCTAGTAGCTGCTGTACCTCTATAAACTAACTGAACCCTCGCAAGATAAGGCAGATGCATCTcttagaaatgtttattcaacatcatatgatgcagcaattctaCTTACAGGAATATACTCAAAAGTACAGAAAGCAGCaacaagagatatttgtacaacgttcacagcaacattattcacaagagccaaaggcagaaaccacccaaatgtccatggatggagggatggataaacaaaatgtggcatgtcCACACAATGGATTATTTAGTCTTAAGGAGGAAATCCTGACAAATtctccaacatggatgaattttgaaGATATCATGCTtaatgaagtaagccagtcatGAAAGGACAAATACCagatgatttcacttacatgaggcACCTAGAAGAGTCAAACtgatagagacaaagtagaatggtggtggccAGGGCTTGGAGGGAGAGAATGGAAACCTATTGTTTAATGggttacagagtttcagttttgcaggatGAGAATTTCTGGAAAAGGATGGCTGCACTGCAATGTGAACGCACTCAAAGCCAGTAAACTGCACACCAAaaaattttgttatgtttattttacaattaaaactataaagaaaaatttaaaagtttattcaaAAAACACTCACTGGGCACCCTATCATATCCAGGGGAACGTGACCCCTACTCTCACAGGTCACTGTCAAAAATCAAGCTCCCAAACAGAACTAAAATGCAAAGCAATCTGATGGATTTGGTGTTACCTGCTCAAGGTGCTAAAGTCTCTAACAGATCGTCTGATCTGATCCTTGCACCAATCCTAGGAGACAGATGTCATCACCCCCTcttcaacagaaagaaaagagtgggGTTGTGTTTACCTTGCTAAGGACAGCTAGCTGCtggtagagctgggatctgaacccaggcagtgaCAGCAAATTCCCTGGCCTGGACTAAGGCTGACCTGACACATTGCCTTTACGCACCACAGTATATACAAAAACACAAGCGCACTGTCACCCGCGGTCCCCACCACCTGGCAGGACAGACATTCCCACCAGATGCTACCTGTTCCCACAGCACCAGGGGATCAAAGGCAACCACCTGTTTCAGGTAAAGAGGACACAAACATGACTCTTCCTGAAGCCCCGTGAACTCCCTAAAAGGCTCTCCTGCACGCCACTGCTTCACCCTACCACTGACACAGGGCATCAGAGATGGTTGGTGCCTTAGCCCACCTTAAAGTGAGTCAGCCCGAGAGTACTCCACTTTCACGAGTTATCCGATTTTCTCTTTAGCACAAATCTGGGAGGGAAAGAAAGCTATAAGGAGCGGCACAAAACAGATGACTCCGGGTTAAAGCAGTTCAAGATCTAGTATAAAGCACAAGCTCCCCAAACCTCCTTCAACTACAACAAAGGCACACCAGCAGAACTCCCTCCCACAGTGTAGAGAGAACACACGGGCAGCTCGGGCTGGCACATGTCCATCAGAAACTcgctgttttatgtttttgatgcaTCAATTACTTTTCCCTTCGTTTACAAGCTAGGACACTAACACACGTAGAAGGGAAATGACTTAGTTCCTTGTGAGCAGGGCCTGTCCTCAGCCCAGAGCCTAACATGCAGCACTAAGTCGGGCTTTATGAAACGCGCATTTCCAGACTTTCACCCAGTAAGGGTTCCGTTCAGAGCACCTACCATATACAGGAGGACACACACGAACAAAACACCTTAGGACGTTTCTTAAACGTTCACAGTTAGCTAAGGAAGAGAACACACCGGCCAACCAGCTTCTCTTACGCGAGACCCGCTAAAACCACTGCTCCCCGACAGCACGCACAGGCTTAAGCAGCCGCCCGGCCCAGCGCCCGTGCAGGGGCGGCTCCGCGCCAACGCGACCCTTCCCACTCGCTCGTCTAGACCCTCACTTACATTTGGCGTCCTTTCGTCTGGCTGTGAGCAGAAAGTCCTTGATTTCCTCAATTTTGCGAGGCTGCAACACAAAGCAAAAAGAATCAACTGTAGAGACACGCTTTTCTGGGATGGTCGAGCCCACCAGCCCCTCTCGGGACTCCGGAGACCCTCGCGCAGGCGCCCCTGCCCTCGCCCCTCGCCCCAAAACCCCGGAAAGGTCCCAGGCAGGGGTCGTACTCACCATGGCGACGAGTGCGGAGAGCGCGGCCGGAACCTGCGGAAAAACAAGCGTCAGCGTCCATGGGACGTGGGAACCGGCGGCTACCCCGCTTCCCCTCCCCGCACCCCCGAAATGCCGGCCCCATCGCACTCCATCCTCCTCCCCCCGCACCTCTGATCCAGGCCCGGGGTCCGCAGACGTCACCCGGCCGTGGATTACTATGGATTGCCCCCTACTCCCCACGTAGGGCCTGAGAAACACTCACCGTGAGCAGCCTGAAGCGAGGAGAACGGAAAAGAAAGAGACTTCCGTTTTCGGTCAGTTAAACCCTCCCCCAGAGGAAGCTGGGTACGGTGTCTGCAACGGGTCAAGAATAACGCAGGCGTTCGCCCTTCCCATCGCTGCGTCTCTCCCTAGATTAACAGCGCGGCTCCCCGAAAGCAATGGGTCACCTCCCTCCACCACTCCCTACCTCCTCTATCCTCCTGTCCAAACCCCACCTTGGCTTTGCTAGGTTTTATTTCAGATCCGGTTTGAAGACCTGTGTTAGGACTTATTATCTACTACTTTCATTAGACCTGTGTATTGGGCATCTacgcagagattttttttttcttttaaatggagGGACCCTCCTACGTACATTTTATAACCTCTTTCTAGGGGttcctcccttttccttctgGTCTCCTTTTCCACGGACATCTAATCTGTCATGGGCAGGGCCCTCTTGCTCGCCTCTTTTTATTTAACGGAGCTTTTCCACTGGCTGCTTCCAATTCCTTTAAGAACTGGTACCATAAAAGCAAGTTAAAACTTGGAATAGCTAACGTTTATGGAACACTCACACCGGGCATCTCCTGTACTAAAAAGCACTTTACCCATAGGGCCTCTGTGATCCTCGGGCGTGCTTGTGACGGGTGGCTCTGGTCGTTTGCCCCAGTCTTACCTGCAGAGAATGAAGGCGTGTCAGTTGCTGGGAGAGATGAAGTCAGGACTCGAACCCACGCTCCCAGACTCTTGACCACCTCCTTACTAGGCTGCGCACCTGAAACGGGCCGGCAGCTCTGGGAAGGCAGCGTTCCCTTTGCCCCTTTGGTTCCTCGCAGCCTCCATCCCATCCCTGGTATTATTTTCTCAGCACAAATTTACCCTCAGCTCTTCCAGAACGCCTTTTCAGGCAGGCTCCGGGAAACCTGAGGTTATCGATATTATTTTCATCCtccactttaattttatttttaacctcctTACAAATGtctacattttattatatttgtttcctCCCCAATTTAATAACTGCACAACAGAATGCAATTGCCCTGTGCGCATTATTACCGAGCATCTCACCTGAAAAGAGTCCTTTACCATGAACTTCGCTTTGAACTCACTCCCCTCCCCCGTTCCCTCCCATTAGACAAGCCCAGGTCGAGCATTTTCCTAGAGATGCTGGAGATACAGGGAAGGATAAACCCACAGTCCTTGCCCCTGGGAGATCACGAAATCCTCGAATTGTGCTAGACAGCCTTTTAAAAGAAGCCAAACTATGTTTCTGTGACTACAGATGCTTCTGGGTGTTAACAAAGAGAAAAGTTAATTGGTAGGGGCTTAATGTGAGATTATCTGAAGGTCAGGATGCCTCAGCTCTGACCTGAGAAAGACACTCTCAAATCCCCCAGCCTGACCTGACAGCCCCCCTCCATCTCAGGCTGATGCCTTTCTGGTCTTTTCTCCCCCACTGCACCGCCAAAGGAACGACCTTTTCAGCCCAGCCAACCGGTTTCTTAAGGGCACTTCCTGACCCCAGGCATCTGCCTGTGCCCTCCCCTCTGACACTAAGTCCTGCTCATCCTCAGAGCTCAGCTCCGCCCTCTCCTCTGGGCAGGACCCTGCACCTCTGCCTCCTGTCACCCGTCACTCATGCAGTAGTTACTCCCACGTGCCTTTCCATAGACTGTGCGGCAATGTTAAACTTCTCATACATTTGCACCGACTTTTTTTATAAAGGCAAGAACGAGGTCCTGCATTCTGTTGATAACTCTCAAAATGCAGTGCTCATACATATACAGAGGTGCTCAGTGCCGACATGCAGGATCCTCGAGATGGTTGCAGCATCCGAGATCACTCACTATATGAAGGGTGGATAGATTGATGGAGGGATGGTTGGATGAATGAACGAAGGgatgaagagagggagggagggagggatggatggagtgATTAATTCGGAcaaagcagtgcctggcacataacaggtccacaaaaatatttgttgagtgaatgccTGGTGCTTCTCCCCACTGGGACCTACAGGACAGGGACAGGGTGAGGGGCTGCACCTTCCTTTTGGCAGTGATCCCAGAGACAGATGTTTGCCTCTTGAACTGCATAAGAAGAGAACATAGATGTCTAGTAACAAAACACAGAGACATATTTTTTCAGGTACCAACGGCTTTCTCCGGTTCCCCCAGGGCGACAAATAGCAAAATAAACTGCAGCCACTGAAAGGTGAAGCAAGGAGCCTGGAGGGAAGGCTTCCCTCCTTTGTGGGAAGATGAGCCCCACATGTCACAGTGGAAACAAGGGCCAAAGCCCTGGCCCTGAGTGAGACAGCCTGCGTCTCTGGGTGGAGCCCAGGATGCCGCATTCGACAgaagcttccctggtgatgctgatACACATGCAAGATGGCAAACTCTACAAGGAGCCCAGGGTGGACTCCATAGGAGATGAAGACCCCCCAGACTTGAGAGCAGGACATAGCATGGACCAGTTTGCCGTTACAGATCAGCCGTGAAGCGTGGAGGATGGGTGGAAATGTCCAAGACTGGTGGCCATAGGAATGGTGAGGGCTACTGTCACTGTCTAAGGACCACGGAGGAGGGTCTCAACCAGGGTGGCGTCTGTGTGGTCAGAGAGCTGGAGATGGACGGAGGGCACGTCTAGAGCTGTGGGAAGCGTccatcctctctcctttccttccatcaCCCTGCCGGGCCCAGGGCTGCCCGACTGGGCCCCTAGAAGCTAAGGCACACGGCCTCTGGCCCCCCAGCAGGTACCTGGCCACCCCTGAATTTAGATTCCTCTTCAGCTTTTGGGGCATCTTGGAAGTAGGAccaggtgtggccaaaaaaactaGCACTGACTTCATGGGGCGGGGGGTAAGGAACGTAGGATGGTCCCTTCCTACGTTCATGGTCTGAacgcttactctgtgccaggccccggGCTGGGAATAACCAGGCTGGGGTTTGGTGTTTCATCCAAGCCAAGTCCCGAGCAGCAAGGGCTGTGCCTGGGGGTACGGCGGGCCTCCTGGGGGTGCCAGTGGGGGAGCTCGAGGTTTCTATAAGAGCCGGGAGGCAGCGGGAGAGGAGCGGCTCCTCGAATTGCCTTTCCCACTTTATGTTGCTCTGCAGGGCTGGGCTTGTCCACGGCAGGCATCATCCTGCAAAAACCCATGGCTGGCTCCAGGGGTTTTCCGGGGGAGGTCATactacctctctctctcctccctcggGTGCTGCTGTGAAGCTTAAATGGGACAACGAGAAAAGCCATAGTCAGAGCCATCCTGCCTGCCCCGCCCCGGGTCTGAAAATCCCCGCCCGGACCTGGGTGTAGTTTCCATCAGTGACCACACGAGGGCGCTGAGACCGTGACTGGAAATGGAAAGTGAAGATTCTGGCCCCTTTCTGCCTTGCATCCTAAAACCCCCGGCTGAGAGCACTTACATAAATTAGAGGTAATATTTGTATGGTATTTCATACCTGACGGGGTGCTCTCATATCTACCATCTCATATAATTTCCAAAAGGCACCCAAGAGGCCCACGCCTTTGTCTGGCGGCAGGGCTGTCCTTTAAACCATCTTATTAACATCCTGGGGAGAGTGAGTCCCTCTGGCTGAATCTGGTTACTTGGGAAAAGGTTgacgagggagggaaggaggcagggtgcGGGCACGGGGGCTGGTGCTTTTTGGGGGGACCCAAGAGGGCTAAAGGAACGCAggtttctcccctcctccagcccccaagGAGTCCAGGAGAATCTCAGGTGCTCCCGAGGGATGCAGGTTCAATATTCTCCCAGCTGCTGTGCTAAAAGCCACAAGGCATGGCTGGTCGGACTGGAACAGGGTTTCTCAAACTCGGCACTGCTGGCTTTTGGGATCATtctgttttttggggggaggggtgttcTGAACATTGTAGGATGTTCAGctctccctggcctctacccaccagatgctgGACCCTCACAACTGTGACAGACAAACGCATCTCCAGACAATGCCACGCgtccctggggggcaaaatcactCCACGTTGAGAGCCACTGGACCAGAAGGACAAAACCAAGAGGATATTCTTTATTATAATGACGTCTGTCCTGCACCTGTGGCCAGGGACTCATGGGCCCAGGCCTCTGTCTTTGCACCCCATGGCCATTGCTCATATTGGTACCCAGCCCTTGCTCTGGGATGCTCAAAGGTTCAGCATCTTTTTCTGTTGCTTCTCTGTGGGTCTCTGGCTGGCTGGCAAGATGGGTGTGGCCAGGTAGTCAGTCACCAGGAGCACATGCAGCCCCATCGGCCAGAAGCCCTGAACCTTAGGAATGGTGCTCTCCTCCTCAGCAGCTGGAAGACCGTTTCCAGTGGGAGGCCTTGtgtggggatgggggttgggtgagggggggtggaggggagaaggcagaaaaagctcCTGCAGAGCCTGCCTTTAAGGGGCCTCTAAGAGAGCACACACCCACCCGCCCAGACGGCCCATTGACTGATTAAACGGATTCAACCCATTTTTAGAGAGCTCCTTCTGTTGGCCAGGCGGTGAAGATGCAGAAATAAGATCTGGTCTGCATCTCTGTCCCCATCTCCAGAGACTCACAGACTAGCAGGAGAGGCACTGATAAGGCAGTAAGTGCTTCTCACTGTGGGACCAGATGGGGACCGTGGGAGATTGATCTGGGCTGGGGACAGGCTGGGCCCAGGGAAACCCGCCAGGAGGAAGTAACAATGATGCTGATTCACAACAGAGAGAACCCACCCAACACACTCAGCAGCCAGCTGGCAAGAGCAAACCTTCAAAGCAAATATGTTCCAGGGGGGACAAGAATAAAGAAGCAATCGGATTAGGTGGCCTCAGTCCAAGaggtcttcctggaggaggcgtTGTGATAGGATTTGAGGAAAACTGACCCTGGAGACAGATAGTCTTGGATTCAAATCCTGTGTCTGGCTGGGAGAACTTGAACCAGTCTCCtggcatctctgagcctcagtctctgtTGAGGAGGGATATTAATCCCTCCTTCCAAGCCTTCCAGACCCCTATGCCAATTGGGTATAGCCCACATGACTGTCTGCCGCTTCCCTGCCTTGCTTAGCAGAAACCACAACAGAAAACGCTTAGCCCAGCAACTGGCTCTGGGACTGTGAACCAAATGTAAGTCAAGAGTTGccagtggggggcttccctggtggcgcagtggttgagaatctgcctgccaattcaggggacatgggttcgagccctggtctcggaggatcccacatgccacggagcaactaggcccgtgagccacaactactgagcctgcgcatctggagcctgtgctccgcaacaagagaggccgcgacagtgagaggcccacgtcctgtgatgaagagtggcccccactcgccgcaactagagaaagccctcgcgcagaaacgaagacccaacacagccaaaaataaaaaaaaataaataaataaattaaaaaaaaaaaagagagacagcagagaacttgttctttaaaaaaaaaaaaaaaagagttgccaGTAGATTTGGAGAACTACAACCCAGAGAAGAGGAGGTGGGCTGGGGTGGCCCTAGACTTGGTGAGGCAGGCAGAGGGGACCCCTGGGAAAGTCTGCCTGGTCTTGCCCAGAGTGGACACAGCCAGTTTTGACAGATACCACCTCCTCAACTCCCCTGCTTCCACCAACCCCTTTGCACCGTGAACGGCTTCCACGGTGTCCAACCTGCTACCGTAAAAAGGATGGATTAGACAGCGTCCACCAGCAGAGAGGAAAATAATATCGGGGCAGAGAAGAATCTATCTTGAGCGTAAGGGACAAACACCCCTCCTATATATCAACGTATGCCAGGGTGAGGGGgacatgagagagagaaagaaaaagggcacGGTCCCTTCAAATCAAGGGACAGGGGTCAGCCTATCGGCTTGTATGTATCTTGCATTATGCAGCgggagagagaaaatcaatagagCTGTCAGCAGTGTAATGCATTCAGTATTGCAGACGGTCCCATCTCAGGATGCTCCAGATAGAtgcttcaaattaaaaaacagggaagg belongs to Eubalaena glacialis isolate mEubGla1 chromosome 19, mEubGla1.1.hap2.+ XY, whole genome shotgun sequence and includes:
- the RPL38 gene encoding large ribosomal subunit protein eL38, with translation MPRKIEEIKDFLLTARRKDAKSVKIKKNKDNVKFKVRCSRYLYTLVITDKEKAEKLKQSLPPGLAVKELK